GGAACTCCATCCTTTCGACCAGGGAGTGCGTATTGTGCAGATGGGTCACGTCAAAGGGGAGTTGCGAAGCCGCGAAGGCGGGAGTATGCGCAAGTACAAGAATCAGCAACAGCAGAGTGCGCGCGAATGCCGTGCCCGCGGAGCGCATCAGGGCACCATGTAGCCGGAATCTTTATGACTTAGAACTTATCCATAAATTACGCCGATTTTCCTGTATGTGATTATGGCTGCCGCAAGACACGTCAACCCGTAGTGAGTGACCTCAAGCTTCTCAAAGCGCACATGAATCTTCCTGAAACGGTTGAACCAGGAAATAGATGCTTCCACTATCCAGCGCCTCGCCTTCTTTGATGGGTCACGCTTCTTGTCCTCGATCTCTTCTTTTCGCTGCTTTACATGGGGTATGTATCCGCGCTGAAGAATGCTGCTGAGCGCCTGCTTTCCCTTGTAGCCACAATCTGCGCAAAGATGCTGCTCCTGCTCTGCAGGCTTCTCGAAGACTACGCCATCAAGAACAGCTTCAAGCTGGCTCACATCATGCCGGTTCGCTCCGGTTACGACGATGGACAACGGGACGCCACGACCGTCCACCAGGACATGACGCTTGCTCCCGTTTTTTTCCCCGATCCGTCGGGTTCTTCCCTACGGTTTCAAGAGCCATTGGTGCTTTGTACATTCCGCCATCTATGCTTTGCCACTCCCAGGCAATTCCCTCCATCTCGTCATACTCAGCCAGCCCTTGACGCCAAATAGCTTCGAATACACCGGCCTTACTCCACTCAATGAAGTACTTGTGCACGGCACTGGCGCAACCAAACTGCTCCTTGGGTATGGCTTTCCACTGGCAACCGGTGCGCAGCACATAGACAATGCCGGAAAACGCCATTCTGGGGTCAAGTCGCTTCCGTCCGCCACCAGGCTTGCGTTTGTAGGTCTTGTCAGGATCTCTTTGCTGGATTGGCAGCAAAGGCTCAACTCTTTGCCAGAAAGCATCTGAGACTTCCCATGATTGCACTTTAGACATAAATCACCGCCATGAATGATCTCTCACTGAATCATTCTATAGCAAACTATCATAATGGTCAATAATTATTTATGGACAAGCTCTTACAATGGATTTGTTGCCAATTTTAGATCTGAGACGATACACCAGATTGCGCAGGCCACTGTTGGTCATATCGTGGTTCGGGTCAATATGAAAGCAGATCCGGTCGGCGTCAACCACCTGGTTGCGGTGGCGCAGCATGAAGTCCAGGAAACTCTTCTCATTGCGGGTCAGGGAAATCTCTTTGCCATCCCATTCCACGCTTTGCGTGTTGACGTTATAGGTGGCACCACTCTGGAGCTGAACCGCGATTCTGCCCCGTTGCTGGAGTTCTGTTACACAGTGCAGGAATGTACTGCGCAGTTTATCCAGGCTGACCGGCTTGACCAGATACTCCATCAGCCGCAGGCGAATGGCGGCAAACAGGTGTTCGGATTCGTTGTGAGCAGTCAGGATAATAATGGGTATATCGGGATCCTGCTGGCGGATGGCGGTGGCCACTTCCATGCCGCTGGCGCGTGGCATGGCGATATCCAGGAGAATGATGTGCGGGCGCTGCTGGTTAAAAAGCTCCATGGCCTGAGCGCCGTCCTCGGCAACAAGCACGTGGCGGAAATGGGTGCTGAGGATGCGGGCGATGGAGTCCTGCATGATGGGGTCGTCCTCGGCGAAGAGTATGGTCATTTCCTGAAGAAGCTTGAGCGGATGGTATTTCATGGAGTGCTACCCGTTGCTTCAATATGTGATTCAATGGTGAAATATACCATCTTCAGCGTCGACTGCAAACCTTTTCCGGCGCTAAGAGCGTTGTGCTAGCAGGGTGAGGGGATATGCGCAAAGCGGAGCAGCTTTTCAGCTGCTCCGCGCGGACAAGTAATACAAAGGGAATCAGTCGGTATCGGCCGGGTAGGAGCCATCTGGGCCATGGACTTCCCGTCCGGAAACCGGCGGGTTGAAGACACAGGCCATGGTCATATCCTTGAAAGCGCGCAGACGGTGCTTGTCATGCTGATCAAGGGCATACACCGTGCCTGGTTTGATGGGATAGACAACTCCGGTTGCCAGATCTTCAATCTCCCCTTCACCGGCCATACAATATACCGACTCCAGATGATTCTTATACTGGAAGAAGTTGTCCTGACCGGCAAAGATGGTGGTGATATGGAAGGAGAAACCCATCCTGTCATCCTTGAGCAGCAGACGCTGACTGACCCAGTTGCCGTTCTCCGCACGCACTTCCCGCTCGGTTCCCTGAATTTCACTCAGCGCACGTACCAGCATCAGAATTCCTCCCGCAGGCGATCCTGCTTGGTGGAAATGATTTCGCCGATGGTTGCATCAATGATGGCAATACCTTTGCGCAGCGTTTCCTCGTCGATGGTGAGTGGAGGCAGGAACTTGACCACCTGGTCATCCGCGCCGGAAAGTTCTATGACAAGGCCTTTTTCAAAGGCGATGCGTGACACTTCCTTGGCGAAGCCCAGCTCGGGGATTTCCAGACCGAAAATGAGCCCACGGCCCCGAACATTGCAGTTCAGGTCAGGGTATTTGGCGGCAATGGCCTGCAGCTCTTCTTTGAGGATCGCAGATTTATAGTGAATGGCATCGCTGAGGTCGTTGCTGTCCCAGTAGGCCAGAGTTTCTACTGAAGCCACGAAGGCCAGGTTGTTGCCGCGGAAGGTGCCGGTGTGCTCGCCGGGCTTCCACTGATCCAGCTCCGGGCGCATGAGCAGCAGTGCCAGAGGCAATCCGCCACCAATGGACTTGGAAAGGGTGACCATGTCGGGGGTGATGCCGGCGCGTTCGAAGCTGAAGAACTCGCCGCTGCGGCCATTGCCCACCTGGATCTCATCGATGATCAGCAGGATGTCGAATTCACGGCAGATCTGCTCAAGCCCCTGCAGCCATTCATCGCTGGCCACATTGATGCCACCTTCGGCCTGAATGGTCTCTACAATCACTGCTGCGGGCAGATCCAGGCCACTGCTGCCATCGGCCAGGAATTTGCGGAAGTAGTCAAGGGTGTTGACATCGGGGCCGAAGTAGCCGTCATAGGGCATAAAGCTCACATTGCTGCGGCTGATATGGGCCTCGTCCCGGTAGAAATTGTTGCCGGTTACGGCCAGGGAGCCCATGCTCAGGCCGTGGAAGCCGTTGGTGAATGCCACGATATTGGAGCGATTCTTGATCATGCGGGCCAGCTTCAGGGCCGATTCCACCGAGTTGGTGCCCGTGGGGCCGGTAAACTGTACCTTGTACTCCAGATTTCGTGGAGAGAAAACCGTGTCCTGAAGCTTCTGCAGGAAACGTTTTTTTGCGGAAGTGGCCATGTCAAGGCCGTGAACCACGCCATCTTTCTGAATGTAGTCGATCAGGGCGCTGCTGACGCGGTCGTTGTTGTGTCCATAGTTCAGGGTGCCCGCCCCGGCGAAAAAGTCAATGTACTCGTTGCCCTGTTCGTCATAGAGGTAAGAGCCTTTGGCCTTTTCAAAAATTGCCGGAAACGAGCGGATGTAGCCGCGGACCTGTGATTCCATCTGTTCAAATATACGCATGGGAATACCTACCTTTGTCTGTGTTATTGTGAGTATTGCAGTGGACCGATTTCATAGAGGACTTCGGCTTCATGACCTTCGGCGAACACCTCGCCAGCAAGAAACTCGCGTTCACGCATAGGTGCCTTGAACGTGCGGGCAATGGCGCTGAAGAGTTTCTGTGAGGGGATATTGGAAGGGCTGATGGTCGTGTGCAGGAAACGCACGGCTGTGGCGCGCTTGCGGCAGATGATATGTTCGAGCATTCGGGTTGCCAGCTGCCTGCCGCGGGCCTTTGCGGAAACGGCCACCTGCCAGATGAAGAGGATATCCGGATGCTCGGGCAGGGTGTACCCGCTGATAAACCCTGCGGCATCTCCATCTATTCTGGCAATGACACTGGTTTGGCTGAAATGTTCGCAGATAATGTGGTAACAGTACTGAGAATTGACGTCGAGGGGAGGGCACTGGCTGATAAGCCGATAGACCTCTGCCCCATCCGCAAGGGTTGGCGTGGTGAGGGTAATGGTAGACGGATCAGTGTCTCCTGTCTGTCTCATGGTAAACCTTTCAAAATGCTTTTTGTCGGCAATCATACACAGGCGGGATGAAAATGTCAAATTGACATGGTTTCCTGTAGTTCAAAGCAAGCAATTATAGCGTTATTTTACATGAATTTGCAATGCGCGCTATTTTTGCATTGACAATTAACCGCGAAACTTTCCATGTCTTTGTCAGGAGGGAGTTGAGGTTGCGAACTTGTCGCCTGGGGCGCGATCGGAGGTGTGCTGATGGTTGTTGTGGCTCTGCAGATCCAGATTTTCATAGACGAGCCGGCCGGGCTGAAGGGGAGGCGTCGCGTTCTGCGCTCCCTGCAGCAGAAGCTGCAGCGCATGAACCTGTCGGTTCTGGATGCTTCAGGTGAATACGCGGCTGAAGGCGTGCTGGAAGCGGTCGCGGCGGTGCGCTCTGAAGAGTCTGCCCGCGGTCTGGTGGAAAATATCTGGCGTCAGCTGGCTGCCTGGGAGCACGAGTGCGAGTTTGAGGTATACTGGGAAATACTGTGAGGGGCTGCTGAAATACCTCACAATACGCAGGCAATTGAAAAAAGGAACTCTTCACGGTGTAACGTCACTCGCGCCAGCCTTCCTCCCAGAGACGCTCCCTTTCGTCCGAGGACCTACGTCTCTGCCGCTCGCCATCCTGGCTCGCTTTCGGAACCCTGGCGCTCCTGCTGAAAAAGCGCTGGGTGGCCGTGAGTGGTTACGAAAAAACTCAAGCCGCCTGGTAAAAGGCTATTTTCTGCGCTTCCATCGAGCCGTCATAAAGGGGCCGCTGGTGGTAAAGAGGAAGAGAAAGAGTATTGTCAGGGGTGTCATGAGCCTGGCGCGGTACTTCTCCTGCAGCAGATCGCCCACCAC
This portion of the Desulfurispirillum indicum S5 genome encodes:
- a CDS encoding DUF503 family protein; the protein is MVVVALQIQIFIDEPAGLKGRRRVLRSLQQKLQRMNLSVLDASGEYAAEGVLEAVAAVRSEESARGLVENIWRQLAAWEHECEFEVYWEIL
- a CDS encoding IS5 family transposase (programmed frameshift), with product MSKVQSWEVSDAFWQRVEPLLPIQQRDPDKTYKRKPGGGRKRLDPRMAFSGIVYVLRTGCQWKAIPKEQFGCASAVHKYFIEWSKAGVFEAIWRQGLAEYDEMEGIAWEWQSIDGGMYKAPMALETVGKNPTDRGKNGSKRHVLVDGRGVPLSIVVTGANRHDVSQLEAVLDGVVFEKPAEQEQHLCADCGYKGKQALSSILQRGYIPHVKQRKEEIEDKKRDPSKKARRWIVEASISWFNRFRKIHVRFEKLEVTHYGLTCLAAAIITYRKIGVIYG
- a CDS encoding response regulator transcription factor, translated to MKYHPLKLLQEMTILFAEDDPIMQDSIARILSTHFRHVLVAEDGAQAMELFNQQRPHIILLDIAMPRASGMEVATAIRQQDPDIPIIILTAHNESEHLFAAIRLRLMEYLVKPVSLDKLRSTFLHCVTELQQRGRIAVQLQSGATYNVNTQSVEWDGKEISLTRNEKSFLDFMLRHRNQVVDADRICFHIDPNHDMTNSGLRNLVYRLRSKIGNKSIVRACP
- the ectB gene encoding diaminobutyrate--2-oxoglutarate transaminase; translated protein: MRIFEQMESQVRGYIRSFPAIFEKAKGSYLYDEQGNEYIDFFAGAGTLNYGHNNDRVSSALIDYIQKDGVVHGLDMATSAKKRFLQKLQDTVFSPRNLEYKVQFTGPTGTNSVESALKLARMIKNRSNIVAFTNGFHGLSMGSLAVTGNNFYRDEAHISRSNVSFMPYDGYFGPDVNTLDYFRKFLADGSSGLDLPAAVIVETIQAEGGINVASDEWLQGLEQICREFDILLIIDEIQVGNGRSGEFFSFERAGITPDMVTLSKSIGGGLPLALLLMRPELDQWKPGEHTGTFRGNNLAFVASVETLAYWDSNDLSDAIHYKSAILKEELQAIAAKYPDLNCNVRGRGLIFGLEIPELGFAKEVSRIAFEKGLVIELSGADDQVVKFLPPLTIDEETLRKGIAIIDATIGEIISTKQDRLREEF
- a CDS encoding ectoine synthase, whose product is MLVRALSEIQGTEREVRAENGNWVSQRLLLKDDRMGFSFHITTIFAGQDNFFQYKNHLESVYCMAGEGEIEDLATGVVYPIKPGTVYALDQHDKHRLRAFKDMTMACVFNPPVSGREVHGPDGSYPADTD
- the ectA gene encoding diaminobutyrate acetyltransferase; this encodes MRQTGDTDPSTITLTTPTLADGAEVYRLISQCPPLDVNSQYCYHIICEHFSQTSVIARIDGDAAGFISGYTLPEHPDILFIWQVAVSAKARGRQLATRMLEHIICRKRATAVRFLHTTISPSNIPSQKLFSAIARTFKAPMREREFLAGEVFAEGHEAEVLYEIGPLQYSQ